Proteins encoded together in one Thalassotalea crassostreae window:
- the pgi gene encoding glucose-6-phosphate isomerase yields the protein MTSRTQLNSWKKLQSLAEDIKSTHLNQLFEQNPDRFDNFSLKLDNMLFDYSKNLINQEILDTLIELANDVQLSHWREKMFNAERINLTENRAVLHTALRNRSLSPIMLDGENVTEQVEAQLEKMKGFVQQVRQGSWLGYSNKRITDIVNIGVGGSNLGPQMVTEALKHESDQSVNVHYVSNVDGTQISEVLAPLNPEKVLFIISSKTFTTTETITNANTAVAWLLNKSQDKASIAKHFVAVTANKENAMKFGIDGDSIFSMWDWVGGRFSLWSAIGLPIALDIGFEKFIQLLEGAHEMDEHFKHAPFDQNAPVLLALISLFNCTFLGFKSQAILPYDQSLHMLSAYLQQAEMESNGKSVNWHGEQVPYATVASIWGELGINGQHAFYQYLHQSNNVVPADFIGSIEPVSGLKHHHTTLMANFFAQTQALMTGVNEQQVRQDLKAKGRVQQVIDKIAPHKVHEGNRPTNTLLMSKITPHTIGQLIALYEHKIFSQGILLQICSFDQWGVELGKGLAANIEDELNSDSSCADHDGSTANLIKHYKALAS from the coding sequence ATGACTTCACGCACACAATTAAACAGTTGGAAAAAACTACAGTCTTTAGCCGAAGACATCAAAAGTACCCACTTGAATCAATTGTTTGAGCAAAACCCAGATCGTTTTGATAACTTTTCTTTAAAGTTAGACAACATGTTATTTGATTACTCAAAAAACCTTATCAACCAAGAAATCTTAGATACCCTAATTGAGCTGGCGAATGACGTTCAATTATCCCATTGGCGTGAAAAGATGTTTAATGCCGAGCGTATTAACCTAACGGAAAACCGTGCAGTACTGCATACCGCATTACGAAATCGCTCGCTATCTCCAATTATGCTTGACGGTGAAAACGTTACTGAGCAAGTCGAAGCTCAACTTGAAAAAATGAAAGGCTTTGTGCAACAGGTGCGACAGGGCAGTTGGTTAGGTTATTCGAATAAACGAATTACGGACATCGTTAATATTGGTGTAGGTGGTTCAAACCTTGGACCACAAATGGTGACTGAAGCGCTTAAGCATGAAAGTGACCAAAGTGTGAATGTGCATTACGTTTCAAATGTTGATGGCACACAAATCAGCGAAGTATTGGCACCGCTAAATCCTGAAAAAGTATTGTTCATAATTTCCAGCAAAACATTTACCACAACAGAAACAATCACCAATGCCAATACTGCTGTGGCTTGGTTGTTAAATAAAAGTCAGGATAAAGCCTCGATTGCTAAGCACTTTGTTGCCGTGACTGCGAATAAGGAAAATGCGATGAAGTTTGGTATTGACGGCGATTCCATCTTTTCGATGTGGGATTGGGTAGGCGGTAGATTTTCACTATGGTCAGCCATTGGGTTGCCTATTGCCCTTGATATCGGTTTTGAAAAATTCATCCAGTTACTTGAAGGTGCCCATGAAATGGATGAGCACTTTAAACATGCGCCTTTTGATCAAAATGCGCCGGTGTTATTGGCATTGATCAGTTTGTTTAATTGCACCTTCCTTGGTTTTAAATCACAAGCAATTTTACCCTACGATCAAAGTTTACACATGCTTAGCGCTTATTTGCAGCAAGCAGAAATGGAAAGTAACGGTAAATCGGTAAACTGGCATGGTGAGCAAGTGCCATACGCGACAGTGGCATCTATCTGGGGTGAGTTAGGTATAAACGGGCAGCATGCGTTTTATCAATACTTGCATCAAAGTAATAATGTTGTGCCGGCGGATTTTATCGGCTCGATAGAGCCGGTATCAGGTCTAAAACATCATCACACCACCTTGATGGCTAACTTCTTTGCGCAAACGCAGGCACTAATGACCGGCGTTAATGAACAACAAGTAAGGCAAGATTTAAAGGCGAAAGGGCGAGTACAGCAAGTTATTGATAAAATTGCGCCGCACAAAGTGCACGAAGGTAATCGACCTACGAACACTTTATTAATGAGTAAAATCACGCCTCATACCATTGGTCAACTTATTGCTTTGTATGAACATAAGATATTTAGCCAAGGGATTTTACTGCAAATCTGTTCGTTTGATCAGTGGGGCGTTGAATTAGGTAAAGGGCTTGCCGCTAATATTGAAGATGAATTAAATTCTGACAGTAGCTGTGCTGATCATGATGGCTCTACCGCCAACCTAATTAAGCATTATAAAGCTTTAGCTAGCTAA
- the aqpZ gene encoding aquaporin Z, whose protein sequence is MTLTNKLAAEFFGTFWLVLGGCGSAVLAANVDLGIGYVGVSLAFGLTVMTMAYAIGHVSGCHLNPAVSFGLWSGGRFPANELLPYIGAQVIGGIAGAAVLYSIASGAPGFDVAGGFASNGYGAHSPESYSMVAVLIAEVVMTFMFLMVILGATDKRAPAGFAPIAIGLCLTLIHLITIPVSNTSVNPARSTGVAVFVGDWATAQLWLFWVAPIVGALLAGKVYSWVSAEK, encoded by the coding sequence ATGACTTTAACAAATAAATTGGCCGCTGAGTTTTTCGGTACATTTTGGCTAGTATTAGGTGGTTGTGGTAGTGCGGTATTAGCCGCCAACGTCGATTTAGGCATTGGTTACGTAGGTGTTTCTTTGGCCTTTGGTTTAACCGTTATGACCATGGCTTATGCAATTGGTCATGTTTCTGGTTGTCATTTAAACCCTGCGGTATCGTTTGGTTTATGGTCGGGTGGACGTTTTCCTGCTAATGAATTGCTGCCTTATATAGGTGCACAAGTAATTGGCGGTATAGCAGGGGCAGCTGTTTTATATAGCATAGCCTCAGGCGCCCCTGGATTTGATGTTGCTGGTGGTTTTGCCTCAAATGGTTACGGTGCGCATTCGCCAGAGAGTTATTCAATGGTAGCCGTGTTAATTGCTGAAGTTGTGATGACCTTTATGTTCTTGATGGTTATTTTAGGTGCGACAGATAAACGAGCTCCAGCAGGTTTTGCACCTATTGCGATTGGTTTATGTTTAACCTTAATCCATTTAATTACTATCCCTGTAAGTAACACATCAGTAAATCCGGCTCGTAGTACCGGTGTCGCGGTATTTGTTGGTGACTGGGCAACTGCGCAGCTTTGGTTGTTCTGGGTTGCACCGATTGTTGGCGCGCTTCTAGCGGGTAAAGTTTATAGCTGGGTTTCTGCAGAGAAATAA